From Pan troglodytes isolate AG18354 chromosome 9, NHGRI_mPanTro3-v2.0_pri, whole genome shotgun sequence, the proteins below share one genomic window:
- the OR10Q1 gene encoding olfactory receptor 10Q1: protein MPVGKLVFNQSDPTEFVFRAFTTATEFQVLLFLLFLLLYLMILCGNTAIIWVVCTHSTLRTPMYFFLSNLSFLEICYTTVVVPLMLSNILGAQKPISLAGCGAQMFFFVTLGSTDCFLLAIMAYDRYVAICHPLHYTLILTRELCTQMLGGALGLALFLSLQLTALIFTLPFCGHHQEINHFLCDVPPVLRLACADIRVHQAVLYVVSILVLTIPFLLICVSYVFITCAILSIRSAEGRRRAFSTCSSQLTVVLLQYGCCSLVYLRPRSSTSEDEDRQIALVYTFVTPLLNPLIYTLRNKDVKGALRSAIIRKAASDAN from the coding sequence ATGCCTGTGGGGAAACTTGTCTTCAACCAGTCTGACCCCACTGAGTTTGTGTTCCGTGCGTTCACCACAGCCACTGAATTCCaggttcttctcttccttctcttcctcctcctctactTGATGATCCTCTGTGGCAACACAGCCATCATCTGGGTGGTGTGCACACACAGCACCCTCCGCACCCCGATGTATTTCTTCCTGTCCAACCTGTCTTTCCTGGAAATCTGCTACACCACCGTGGTAGTACCCTTGATGCTTTCCAACATTTTGGGGGCCCAGAAGCCCATTTCGTTGGCTGGATGTGGGGCCCAAATGTTCTTCTTTGTCACCCTCGGCAGCACGGACTGTTTCCTCTTGGCGATCATGGCCTATGACCGCTATGTGGCTATCTGCCACCCGCTGCACTACACTCTCATCCTGACCCGCGAGCTGTGCACGCAGATGCTgggtggggccctgggcctggccctcttcctctccctgcagCTCACAGCCTTAATCTTCACCCTGCCCTTCTGCGGCCACCACCAGGAAATCAACCACTTCCTCTGCGATGTGCCTCCCGTCCTGCGCCTGGCCTGCGCTGACATCCGCGTGCACCAGGCTGTCCTCTATGTCGTGAGCATCCTCGTGCTGACCATCCCCTTCCTGCTCATCTGCGTCTCCTACGTGTTCATCACCTGTGCCATCCTGAGCATCCGTTCTGCCGAGGGCCGCCGCCGGGCCTTCTCCACCTGCTCCTCCCAACTCACCGTGGTCCTGCTGCAGTATGGCTGCTGCAGCCTCGTGTACCTGCGTCCTCGGTCCAGCACCTCAGAGGATGAGGACCGCCAAATCGCGTTGGTCTACACCTTTGTCACCCCCTTACTCAACCCTTTGATTTACACCCTTAGGAACAAGGATGTCAAAGGTGCTCTGAGGAGTGCCATTATCCGTAAAGCAGCCTCTGACGCCAACTGA